One Solea solea chromosome 5, fSolSol10.1, whole genome shotgun sequence genomic window carries:
- the LOC131459796 gene encoding mesogenin-1-like, which translates to MDTSSVPLLNYMQYQWCSDSDLSSISSSETLSPVHSMDSSLSPSYLQPPQSTPKTAKSGYSQSNTSSPYSLSGRGRRSGRATRIRSKQRESASEKEKLRMRDLTKALHHLRSYLPPSVAPTGQTLTKIETLRLTIRYISYLSAQLGLGEEALFQQREQGDPSTSGTSSPDILSYFQHGSMEGQEVQLQSQNLSQSLYPIQCHSPDTMLHSGSCSFGADQYNKQFSGAPQGDISMASINTTQSSCQMYGNDFCMPLAPREYWG; encoded by the exons ATGGATACCTCCTCAGTGCCTCTGCTCAACTACATGCAGTATCAGTGGTGCTCGGACTCGGACCTCTCCAGCATCTCCTCTTCAGAGACCCTCTCCCCCGTCCACTCTATGGACTCCAGCCTGTCTCCTTCCTACCTGCAGCCTCCTCAGTCCACTCCAAAGACAGCTAAAAGTGGATATTCTCAGAGCAACACCTCCTCACCCTACTCCCTGTCTGGACGTGGCAGGAGGTCAGGCCGAGCCACCCGTATCCGCAGCAAACAAAGGGAGAGCGCCAGCGAGAAGGAGAAGCTGAGGATGAGGGATCTGACCAAGGCCTTGCATCACCTCAGGTCCTACCTACCGCCCTCTGTAGCCCCCACCGGACAGACTCTGACAAAGATTGAGACGCTCCGCCTCACCATACGCTACATCTCCTACTTGTCGGCTCAGCTGGGCCTCGGTGAGGAGGCGTTGTTTCAGCAAAGGGAACAGGGAGACCCCTCGACCAGTGGCACCTCCTCACCTGACATCCTCAGCTACTTCCAGCACGGCTCCATGGAAGGTCAGGAAGTTCAGCTCCAGAGCCAGAACCTGAGCCAAAGTCTGTATCCGATCCAGTGTCACAGTCCAGACACCATGCTGCATTCTGGGAGCTGTAGTTTTGGAGCTGATCAGTATAATAAGCAGTTCAGTGGAGCTCCTCAGGGAGACATCAGCATGGCTtccatcaacacaacacagtcctcCTGTCAG atgTATGGCAATGACTTCTGCATGCCGTTGGCTCCAAGAGAGTATTggggttaa
- the LOC131459814 gene encoding mesoderm posterior protein 1-like → MEMSFCAPLQLQDNCFLFDCESLLEKSYNPVAYDPASDPGYFSAGSSLSPTSSVDSFCFSPTAIQAAGNEQDALERFIFSGSEAPCDSYKTQTLPYSRPSTSTATSATKRSRSRYPGKKRETASEREKLRMRDLTKALHHLRTYLPNSVAPAGQTLTKIETLSLTIRYISHLTAQLGLSEEVLETRSSPGFMEQPQTLSQFLGQPTACNSPQEFSCNRMSTTQQSPLQHTYQVSSEGGFTSEQHWMPQQQLQNVTFPGHC, encoded by the exons ATGGAGATGTCCTTCTGTGCTCCTCTCCAGCTCCAGGACAATTGTTTCCTGTTTGACTGTGAGTCCTTGTTGGAGAAATCTTACAATCCTGTGGCCTATGATCCAGCCTCAGACCCTGGTTACTTCAGCGCAGGCAGTAGTCTGTCTCCCACCTCGTCTGTGGACTCTTTTTGCTTCTCCCCTACTGCCATCCAGGCGGCCGGAAATGAACAAGATGCCCTTGAGCGCTTCATCTTCAGCGGCTCAGAAGCACCTTGCGATTCTTACAAGACACAGACTCTGCCCTACTCAAGGCCCTCCACATCCACAGCCACCTCCGCCACAAAGAGGTCGAGGTCCAGGTATCCGGGGAAGAAACGCGAGACAGCCAgcgagagggagaagctgaggATGAGGGATCTGACCAAGGCTCTTCATCATCTCAGGACATACCTCCCAAACTCAGTGGCTCCTGCAGGACAGACCCTGACCAAGATCGAGACCCTGAGCCTCACCATCCGCTACATCTCCCACCTGACAGCTCAGCTGGGCCTCAGTGAGGAGGTGCTGGAGACGAGGAGCTCGCCGGGCTTTATGGAGCAGCCTCAGACCCTCAGCCAGTTTCTGGGTCAGCCAACAGCCTGCAACAGTCCTCAGGAGTTTAGCTGTAACAGAATGAGCACGACCCAGCAGTCCCCTCTGCAGCACACATATCAG GTTTCCAGTGAAGGTGGCTTCACCAGCGAGCAGCACTGGATGCCACAGCAACAACTTCAAAATGTCACTTTCCCCGGACATTGCTGA